One region of Ananas comosus cultivar F153 linkage group 9, ASM154086v1, whole genome shotgun sequence genomic DNA includes:
- the LOC109714910 gene encoding UDP-glycosyltransferase 86A1 translates to MVNDPNMKKPHAVVIPYPLQGHVIPTVHLATKLAARGFAVTFVNTESIHHHTILSHQNTHNNNGNDNDNNDNHDDDIFAGARASGLDIRYEVVSDGLPVSFDRSLHHDQFMQAVLHVLSAHVEELLRRIVADADPPVTCLVADTFFVWPSAIAKKLGIPYVSFWTEPAIIFTLYYHMDLLINNGHFSSKEKNRTDTIKYIPGVASIEPTELMSYLQESDTSSVVHQIIFKAFEDAKGADFVLSNTVYELEPDTISALQIEKHFYAIGPIFPPGFTHSPIATSLWAESDCSYWLAAQPPRSVLYISFGSYAHVSKRDLHEIARGLLASKVRFIWVLRPDIVSSDEPDPLPGGFLEESKGRGMVVQWCSQKEVLSHPSIGGFLTHCGWNSILESIWCGVPMLCFPLLTDQFTNRKLLVKDWRIGIGIGELNSVSKEVVSKRIEELVRGKEGEEIREEVKKVKIVLESAISPNGSSTKNFDQFVSDLMNYGRKMDGDHQVNNGGHVMS, encoded by the exons ATGGTGAATGATCCCAACATGAAGAAGCCCCATGCAGTGGTGATCCCCTACCCCCTCCAAGGCCACGTGATCCCCACCGTCCACCTTGCGACGAAGCTCGCCGCCCGCGGCTTCGCCGTCACCTTCGTCAACACCGAATCCATCCACCACCACACCATCCTCTCCCACCAAAACACCCACAACAACAACGGCAACGACAACGACAACAACGACAACCACGACGATGATATATTCGCGGGGGCGCGAGCGTCGGGCCTCGACATCCGATACGAGGTCGTAAGCGACGGCCTCCCCGTGTCCTTCGACCGGTCACTCCACCACGACCAGTTCATGCAGGCCGTGCTCCACGTGCTCTCCGCGCACGTCGAGGAGCTCCTGCGGCGCATCGTCGCTGACGCCGACCCCCCCGTCACGTGCCTCGTCGCCGACACCTTCTTCGTGTGGCCGTCGGCGATCGCCAAGAAGCTCGGCATCCCCTACGTCTCCTTTTGGACCGAGCCCGCGATTATATTTACACTGTACTATCACATGGACCTCCTCATCAACAATGGCCACTTCTCTTCCAAGG AGAAAAATCGGACGGATACGATTAAGTACATACCAGGAGTGGCCTCGATCGAGCCAACCGAGCTAATGTCGTACCTACAGGAGAGCGACACGTCATCAGTGGTCCACCAAATCATCTTCAAGGCTTTTGAAGATGCCAAAGGCGCGGACTTCGTGCTCAGCAATACAGTATACGAGCTCGAGCCTGACACAATCTCAGCGCTGCAAATTGAGAAGCACTTTTATGCAATAGGCCCTATCTTTCCTCCGGGATTCACCCATAGCCCGATCGCGACGAGCCTGTGGGCGGAGTCCGACTGCTCTTACTGGCTCGCCGCGCAGCCCCCCCGGTCGGTCCTCTACATCTCCTTCGGGAGCTACGCGCACGTCAGCAAGCGCGACCTGCACGAGATCGCCCGCGGCTTGCTGGCTAGCAAGGTGAGGTTCATTTGGGTGCTGAGGCCGGATATCGTGAGCTCCGACGAACCCGACCCGTTACCGGGCGGGTTCCTAGAGGAGAGTAAGGGAAGAGGCATGGTGGTGCAGTGGTGTAGCCAAAAGGAGGTGCTATCACACCCATCAATAGGTGGTTTCTTAACACATTGTGGTTGGAACTCAATATTGGAGAGCATTTGGTGTGGGGTCCCAATGTTGTGTTTCCCTTTGTTAACGGATCAATTCACTAATAGGAAATTGTTGGTTAAGGATTGGAGAattgggattgggattggtGAGCTCAATAGTGTTAGTAAAGAGGTGGTTTCAAAGAGGATTGAAGAGTTAGTGAGAGGGAAAGAGGGGGAGGAGATAAGAGAAGAGGTTAAGAAGGTAAAGATCGTGCTTGAGAGCGCGATTAGCCCTAATGGTTCCTCGACGAAGAATTTCGATCAGTTCGTTTCGGACTTAATGAATTACGGTCGCAAAATGGATGGTGATCATCAAGTGAATAATGGTGGCCATGTAATGAGTTAG